In Manis pentadactyla isolate mManPen7 chromosome 3, mManPen7.hap1, whole genome shotgun sequence, a single window of DNA contains:
- the EPC1 gene encoding enhancer of polycomb homolog 1 isoform X4: MDICPLQFEEMIDRLEKGSGQQPVSLQEAKLLLKEDDELIREVYEYWIKKRKNCRGPSLIPSVKQEKRDGSSTNDPYVAFRRRTEKMQTRKNRKNDEASYEKMLKLRRDLSRAVTILEMIKRREKSKRELLHLTLEIMEKRYNLGDYNGEIMSEVMAQRQPVKPTYAIPIIPITNSSQFKPQEAMDVKEFKVNKQDKADLIRPKRKYEKKPKVVPSSAAAPPQTSPAALPVFNAKDLNQYDFPSSDEEPLSQVLSGSSEAEEENDPDGPFAFRRKAGCQYYAPHLDQTGNWPWTSPQDGGLGDVRYRYCLTTLTVPQRCIGFARRRVGRGGRVLLDRAYSDYDSVFRHLDLEMLSSPQHPPVDQFANTSETNTSDKPFSKDLSQILVNIKSCRWRHFRPRTPSLHDSDSDELSCRKLYRSINRTGTAQPGTQTCSTSSQSKRSSGSAHFAFTAEQYQQHQQQLALMQKQQLAQIQQQQANSNSSSNTSQNLASNQQKSGFHLNLHHSHSIQGLERTLQGFVSKTLDSASAQFAASALVTSEQLMGFKMKDDVVLGIGVNGVLPASGVYKGLHLSSTAPTALVHTSPSTAGSALLQPSNTTQTSGSHSALSHQVTAANSATTQVLIGNNIRLTVPSSVATVNSIAPINARHIPRTLSAVPSSALKLAAAANCQVSKVPSSSSIDSVPRENHESDKPALNNIADNTVAMEVT; this comes from the exons atggacatctGCCCATTGCAGTTTGAGGAGATGATTGACCGTCTAGAAAAAGGCAGTGGTCAGCAG CCAGTCAGTCTGCAGGAAGCCAAACTACTGCTAAAAGAAGATGATGAATTAATTAGAGAAGTTTATGAATACTggattaaaaagaggaaaaactgtCGAGGGCCATCTCTTATCCCATCAGTAAAACAGGAGAAGCGAGATGGCTCAAGCACAAATGATCCTTATGTGGCTTTTAGAAGACGTACTGAAAAAATGCAAACTCGAAAA AATCGCAAAAATGATGAAGCTTCTTATGAAAAAATGCTTAAGTTGCGTCGAGATCTGAGTCGGGCTGTTACTATTCTAGAGatgataaaaagaagagaaaagagtaAAAGGGAGCTATTGCACTTAACACTGGAAATTATGGAAAAGAG gTATAATTTGGGTGACTACAATGGAGAGATCATGTCCGAGGTTATGGCACAGAGACAGCCAGTGAAGCCTACTTATGCCATCCCCATCATCCCTATTACTAACAGCAGCCAGTTTAAACCTCAGGAAGCAATGGATGTGAAGGAGTTTAAAGTTAATAAG CAAGATAAAGCCGATCTTATCCGACCTAAACGTAAATATGAAAAGAAGCCCAAAGTCGTACCATCGTCCGCTGCTGCTCCTCCACAGACGAGTCCTGCTGCACTGCCGGTCTTTAATGCGAAAGACTTAAATCAGTATGACTTTCCGAGCTCAGACGAAGAACCTCTCTCCCAG GTTTTGTCTGGCTCTTCAGAAGCAGAAGAAGAGAATGACCCCGATGGTCCTTTTGCCTTCCGTAGGAAAGCAGGATGTCAGTACTATGCT cctCATTTAGACCAAACTGGCAATTGGCCTTGGACTAGTCCTCAAGATGGAGGACTAGGGGATGTACGATACAGATACTGCTTAACTACCCTCACTGTACCCCAAAGGTGTATTGGATTTGCACGAAGACGGGTTGGGCGCGGTGGCAg GGTCTTACTGGACAGAGCTTACTCAGACTATGACAGTGTGTTCCGCCATCTGGATTTGGAAATGCTTTCCTCACCACAGCATCCTCCAGTTGATCAGTTTGCCAATACCTCAGAAACAAATACCTCGGACAAACCTTTCTCTAAAGACCTCAGTCAGATACTAGTCAATATCAAATCATGTAGATGGCGGCATTTTAGGCCTCGGACACCATCCCTACATGACAGTGACAGTGATGAACTCTCCTGTAGAAAATTATATAGGAGTATAAATCGAACAGGAACAGCACAACCTGGGACCCAGACATGCAGTACCTCTTCACAGAGCAAACGTAGCAGTGGTTCAGCACACTTCG CATTTACAGCCGAACAATACCAGCAACATCAACAGCAGCTGGCACTAATGCAGAAACAGCAGCTTGCACAAATTCAGCAACAGCAAGCAAATAGTAATTCCTCCTCCAACACTTCACAG AACCTTGCATCTAACCAGCAGAAAAGTGGCTTTCACCTGAATCTACATCATAGCCATTCTATACAGGGTTTAGAAAGAACATTACAG ggTTTTGTTTCCAAGACTTTGGATTCTGCTAGTGCTCAATTTGCTGCTTCTGCTTTGGTGACATCAGAACAACTGATGGGATTCAAGATGAAGGATGATGTGGTGCTTGGCATTGGGGTGAACGGGGTCCTTCCAGCCTCAG gAGTATACAAGGGCTTACACCTCAGTAGTACTGCGCCAACAGCACTTGTACATACGAGTCCATCAACGGCAGGTTCAGCTTTGTTACAGCCTTCAAACACGACACAGACTTCAGGTTCCCACAGTGCACTGAGTCATCAAGTAACTGCTGCCAATTCTGCAACAACTCAGGTTCTGATTGGGAACAATATTAGATTAACTGTCCCTTCATCGGTTGCCACTGTAAACTCTATTGCCCCCATAAATGCACGACATATACCTAGGACTTTAAGTGCTGTTCCGTCGTCTGCCTTAAAGCTGGCTGCCGCAGCAAACTGTCAAGTTTCCAAGGTTCCATCTTCATCCTCCATAGATTCAGTTCCAAG GGAAAATCATGAATCAGACAAGCCAGCACTAAACAACATAGCAGACAATACAGTAGCGATGGAGGTGACGTAG
- the EPC1 gene encoding enhancer of polycomb homolog 1 isoform X3 — translation MEHHLQRAISAQQVYGEKRDNMVIPVPEAESNIAYYESIYPGEFKMPKQLIHIQPFSLDAEQPDYDLDSEDEVFVNKLKKKMDICPLQFEEMIDRLEKGSGQQPVSLQEAKLLLKEDDELIREVYEYWIKKRKNCRGPSLIPSVKQEKRDGSSTNDPYVAFRRRTEKMQTRKNRKNDEASYEKMLKLRRDLSRAVTILEMIKRREKSKRELLHLTLEIMEKRYNLGDYNGEIMSEVMAQRQPVKPTYAIPIIPITNSSQFKPQEAMDVKEFKVNKQDKADLIRPKRKYEKKPKVVPSSAAAPPQTSPAALPVFNAKDLNQYDFPSSDEEPLSQVLSGSSEAEEENDPDGPFAFRRKAGCQYYAPHLDQTGNWPWTSPQDGGLGDVRYRYCLTTLTVPQRCIGFARRRVGRGGRVLLDRAYSDYDSVFRHLDLEMLSSPQHPPVDQFANTSETNTSDKPFSKDLSQILVNIKSCRWRHFRPRTPSLHDSDSDELSCRKLYRSINRTGTAQPGTQTCSTSSQSKRSSGSAHFAFTAEQYQQHQQQLALMQKQQLAQIQQQQANSNSSSNTSQNLASNQQKSGFHLNLHHSHSIQGLERTLQGFVSKTLDSASAQFAASALVTSEQLMGFKMKDDVVLGIGVNGVLPASGVYKGLHLSSTAPTALVHTSPSTAGSALLQPSNTTQTSGSHSALSHQVTAANSATTQVLIGNNIRLTVPSSVATVNSIAPINARHIPRTLSAVPSSALKLAAAANCQVSKVPSSSSIDSVPRENHESDKPALNNIADNTVAMEVT, via the exons CTTTTAGTTTGGATGCTGAACAGCCTGATTATGATTTGGATTCTGAAGATGAAGTATTTgtgaataaactgaaaaaaaaaatggacatctGCCCATTGCAGTTTGAGGAGATGATTGACCGTCTAGAAAAAGGCAGTGGTCAGCAG CCAGTCAGTCTGCAGGAAGCCAAACTACTGCTAAAAGAAGATGATGAATTAATTAGAGAAGTTTATGAATACTggattaaaaagaggaaaaactgtCGAGGGCCATCTCTTATCCCATCAGTAAAACAGGAGAAGCGAGATGGCTCAAGCACAAATGATCCTTATGTGGCTTTTAGAAGACGTACTGAAAAAATGCAAACTCGAAAA AATCGCAAAAATGATGAAGCTTCTTATGAAAAAATGCTTAAGTTGCGTCGAGATCTGAGTCGGGCTGTTACTATTCTAGAGatgataaaaagaagagaaaagagtaAAAGGGAGCTATTGCACTTAACACTGGAAATTATGGAAAAGAG gTATAATTTGGGTGACTACAATGGAGAGATCATGTCCGAGGTTATGGCACAGAGACAGCCAGTGAAGCCTACTTATGCCATCCCCATCATCCCTATTACTAACAGCAGCCAGTTTAAACCTCAGGAAGCAATGGATGTGAAGGAGTTTAAAGTTAATAAG CAAGATAAAGCCGATCTTATCCGACCTAAACGTAAATATGAAAAGAAGCCCAAAGTCGTACCATCGTCCGCTGCTGCTCCTCCACAGACGAGTCCTGCTGCACTGCCGGTCTTTAATGCGAAAGACTTAAATCAGTATGACTTTCCGAGCTCAGACGAAGAACCTCTCTCCCAG GTTTTGTCTGGCTCTTCAGAAGCAGAAGAAGAGAATGACCCCGATGGTCCTTTTGCCTTCCGTAGGAAAGCAGGATGTCAGTACTATGCT cctCATTTAGACCAAACTGGCAATTGGCCTTGGACTAGTCCTCAAGATGGAGGACTAGGGGATGTACGATACAGATACTGCTTAACTACCCTCACTGTACCCCAAAGGTGTATTGGATTTGCACGAAGACGGGTTGGGCGCGGTGGCAg GGTCTTACTGGACAGAGCTTACTCAGACTATGACAGTGTGTTCCGCCATCTGGATTTGGAAATGCTTTCCTCACCACAGCATCCTCCAGTTGATCAGTTTGCCAATACCTCAGAAACAAATACCTCGGACAAACCTTTCTCTAAAGACCTCAGTCAGATACTAGTCAATATCAAATCATGTAGATGGCGGCATTTTAGGCCTCGGACACCATCCCTACATGACAGTGACAGTGATGAACTCTCCTGTAGAAAATTATATAGGAGTATAAATCGAACAGGAACAGCACAACCTGGGACCCAGACATGCAGTACCTCTTCACAGAGCAAACGTAGCAGTGGTTCAGCACACTTCG CATTTACAGCCGAACAATACCAGCAACATCAACAGCAGCTGGCACTAATGCAGAAACAGCAGCTTGCACAAATTCAGCAACAGCAAGCAAATAGTAATTCCTCCTCCAACACTTCACAG AACCTTGCATCTAACCAGCAGAAAAGTGGCTTTCACCTGAATCTACATCATAGCCATTCTATACAGGGTTTAGAAAGAACATTACAG ggTTTTGTTTCCAAGACTTTGGATTCTGCTAGTGCTCAATTTGCTGCTTCTGCTTTGGTGACATCAGAACAACTGATGGGATTCAAGATGAAGGATGATGTGGTGCTTGGCATTGGGGTGAACGGGGTCCTTCCAGCCTCAG gAGTATACAAGGGCTTACACCTCAGTAGTACTGCGCCAACAGCACTTGTACATACGAGTCCATCAACGGCAGGTTCAGCTTTGTTACAGCCTTCAAACACGACACAGACTTCAGGTTCCCACAGTGCACTGAGTCATCAAGTAACTGCTGCCAATTCTGCAACAACTCAGGTTCTGATTGGGAACAATATTAGATTAACTGTCCCTTCATCGGTTGCCACTGTAAACTCTATTGCCCCCATAAATGCACGACATATACCTAGGACTTTAAGTGCTGTTCCGTCGTCTGCCTTAAAGCTGGCTGCCGCAGCAAACTGTCAAGTTTCCAAGGTTCCATCTTCATCCTCCATAGATTCAGTTCCAAG GGAAAATCATGAATCAGACAAGCCAGCACTAAACAACATAGCAGACAATACAGTAGCGATGGAGGTGACGTAG